One region of Primulina tabacum isolate GXHZ01 chromosome 17, ASM2559414v2, whole genome shotgun sequence genomic DNA includes:
- the LOC142531138 gene encoding caffeic acid 3-O-methyltransferase-like → MLVSAYAHSYPKYCFLFSIFSGKMNTKMEVAQGDEASFLFAMQLASASVLPNVLKVALELDLLELMKNKGPDAFISPRELAAEIPTNNPEAHNMVDRILRLLAGYSILNCRVKTLLDGGVERLYSLAPVCRFYTKNDDGVSLASLLIMNQDRVQLETWYHLKDAILEGAVPCEKVYKMSTFEYHCSDPRFNKVFNTAMSNLSTFIMKKVVDTYEGFKGLRTLVDVGGGIGDSLHMILSKHPTIKGINFDLPHVIRDAPSFASMEHMGGDMFISVPKGDAIIMKAILHDWNDTQCLKILKRCHEAIPNNGKIILVECILSETPEEDLTCNLQCDMVMLAYSPGGKERTENEFHALAKQAGFKESRTVCCVLPYSIMEFYK, encoded by the exons ATGCTTGTCTCTGCATATGCACACTCCTACCCAAAGTATTGCTTCTTGTTCTCAATCTTTTCAGGAAAAATGAATACAAAAATGGAGGTTGCACAAGGGGACGAGGCTTCTTTCTTATTCGCCATGCAACTAGCCTCTGCTTCAGTGCTACCTAATGTCCTCAAAGTGGCGCTGGAGCTCGACCTCCTTGAACTCATGAAGAATAAGGGGCCCGACGCCTTTATTTCACCAAGAGAACTCGCCGCGGAAATTCCCACCAACAATCCAGAGGCGCATAACATGGTGGACAGAATCCTCCGCCTGCTCGCGGGCTACTCTATTTTAAATTGTCGAGTGAAAACCCTGCTTGATGGCGGCGTTGAGCGGCTGTATTCCTTGGCTCCGGTTTGCAGGTTCTACACCAAGAATGATGATGGAGTTTCTCTAGCCTCTTTGTTGATCATGAACCAAGACAGGGTTCAGTTGGAGACTTG GTACCACCTGAAAGATGCAATTCTCGAGGGGGCAGTTCCTTGTGAAAAAGTATATAAAATGAGCACATTCGAGTATCACTGCTCAGATCCTAGATTTAACAAGGTTTTTAATACAGCAATGTCCAATCTTTCGACATTTATAATGAAAAAAGTTGTAGATACGTACGAGGGATTCAAAGGTTTGAGGACTTTGGTCGATGTTGGAGGTGGAATCGGTGATTCCCTGCACATGATCCTATCCAAGCATCCAACTATAAAGGGCATTAATTTTGATTTGCCCCACGTTATTCGAGACGCACCATCTTTTGCAA GCATGGAGCACATGGGTGGAGACATGTTCATCAGTGTTCCGAAAGGCGATGCCATTATCATGAAG GCGATTCTACACGACTGGAATGATACACAATGCTTAAAAATATTGAAGAGATGCCATGAAGCAATTCCAAATAACGGAAAAATCATCCTTGTGGAGTGTATCCTTTCAGAGACTCCAGAAGAAGATTTAACTTGTAATTTACAATGTGACATGGTTATGCTAGCATATAGTCCAGGTGGGAAGGAAAGGACAGAAAATGAATTTCATGCATTAGCAAAGCAAGCAGGATTCAAAGAATCTCGAACAGTTTGTTGTGTTCTCCCATACTCGATCATGgagttttataaataa